The Acidobacteriota bacterium genomic interval AACCTCGAGCGCGACCTCCTACCAGGACCGGAAATCTCATCGCAGCGCGCAGCTCGTCGTAGCCCTGCAGATGTCTATGTGCCTCGTGCTGCTCGTCGGAGCCGGTCTGCTGGTGCGGACACTGCACAACCTCGAAACGTTAAACCTAGGTCTTCGCCCTTCGGGATTGCTTGTATTTGGACTAACGCCGCAGCAGCAGATACACAACGATGCCGAAGGCATTGGCTTTTTTCAGGCGCTGATCGCACGAATCCGGGCGCTACCCGGAGTGGAATCGGCGACCCTCATGCGCCAGAGGCTTGGCGTTGGCTGGAGCAGCAACACGAGTGTTTATGTAGACGGCCAAAAGCCGAAAGTCAGTGATGGGTCACGCATGCGATGGAACAGCGTCGGCTCCGACTTCTTTCACACTCTCGCCGTTCCTATACCTCGGGCGCGACATCAGCGATGCCGATACTTCCGAAGCTCCCAAGGTCGTGGTTGTGAATCAGACCTTCGCTAAGCGCTATCTTCCCGATTCGATCGCGCTTGGGCACATTGTGTCATTCGGGCATAATCCCGACTCGAAGCGCTACACAATCGTGGGAGTGGCTGCCGATAGCAAGTACACAAGCGTACGTGAAGAAATGATTCCCATGGCATATTTCCCGTTCACACAAGTGCCGGGAACGATGTCCATGCAGGTTGAACTTCGGACAGCGGGAGATTCTGCCGCGCTCCTGCCGACGGTGCGGTCGGCAGTGAATGAGTTCGCGCCCGACCTCGCCCTCCTCGAACCGAAACTGCAGGAGGAGCAGTTTGCAGAATCACTATCTCAAGACCGTTTGTTCGCCAGGCTAGCTATCTTCTTCGGTGTGCTTGCAGTAGTACTCGTAGCCACCGGACTCTACGCGACGCTGGCATACAAAGTCGTGCGACGCACGCCTGAGATCGGCGTCGCATGGCCGTAGGCGCGCAACAGCACGAGGTGCTGTGGATGATCATTCGCGAAAGCCTCATGCTGTGTCTCTTGGGAACGCTTCTAGGCCTGCCTATCGCGTTAGCCGGCGCACGCTTCCTGAAAGCCATGCTTTTCGGCTTAGAGCCAGGAGATCCCATCAGCGTCATCATGCCGTTGCTGGGCATTGCGGCGATTGCCGTGGCAGCAAGCTTCGTTCCCGCGCGTCGTGCCTCGTTGCTGAATCCAATTGTGGCGTTGCGATGCGAATAGTCAGTGGGCCCTTGGCAAACAGCAGTTGCAGTGCATCGCGGAGCTAGCCGCCCGATTTTATCAATGCGCCGGAGCGTGGCCGATGCGAATGCCAAGACTGAATGCAAAGCTATCCAGCTTTTGCCGTGCGCTGCGATCGTAGGTGAAGCCGAGATCCATACGACGGCCGAGGTCTGCGTTCAGACCAGTAGTAAAGCCGTTATCTTCCGTGAATCCATTTCCTATAGCCGCAGCAACCTGCTCGTAGATCGGCGCAGACTTTCCTTTCCCACTAGAGGAGACAGAACCCGTTCCGCGATTGAATTCCTGGCTGTAGAGCTTCTGCAGTCCGAGCGGCAGATTCTCATAACCTGCAAGCTCAAGATTTAACCGTTTGCCGAGCGGAAGTCCGAGCCCCGCCTTGTAGTGCGAGAGCACGCCCAGCGTTGTATACGGACGCTTCACCATATTGACGAGCGCATTAGAGTTAGCAATTCCCAAATCGAGAAGTGGAGAAAAATGCCCAAGGTCGAACTCCACATGGTTGTTGAAATCGGCAGTTGCACGACCAGTGCTGAGCCCGAGCGATGTATCACCCGTAGGCGCGGTGCCCGTTACGGTGACCACGTACTTGATTACCGGAGTCGGCGTCGCGAATCTCAACCCAAAGCGCATGTCGCCGATCGCGTTGTAGCCGGAGTTCGGAGTGAATTGCGTAGTCGTGCCACCCGTCTGTGTGGTGGTAGTCGTGCCATTGAAGAGCGGCTGATTGTAAGCGAGATAGAACGGCGCTCCCAGGGAGATGCCGAAAACCTTGTTGAAGTTATAGCTGACGGTCGAATCAATAATGCTCGACCAGTTGGCGGAGGAGTCATAGCTTTGCGACAGCGTCGTGTAAGAACTGAAGCCCCGGTCCGGCATACGCAGCGTCAAGGACGCTGGCGTGGATTGGGCGAAGGACGCCGAAGCTCCAATCATCAGCAATACGAGTGCGAACACACAATTCCGCTTCAACATAGGTTAAGGTTCCTTTTCGGGATTCACGCCTGGGGGAGATGATGCTCCAGCAATTATGGCGGTAAAATGCGCGACGGATGAACGCAACCACGTATCAGCGCATTACGAAAGGGAAATCATTGCAACGCACTAGCGGGGACGAGCTGATCCCCACGGACATCGAGCGTGTCCGAACTCTTTCGCTGGGCCGTCGTCTCCGGTTCCGTCTACTTGTTCAGTGCTGTTGCTGGGCGGCGATCTCGGCAAAGACGACTACATGTCCTGCAGGATCCTTCACTCCAATTTCGGTGGCTCCGTAGAAGGTTGTGCGCACAGGAAGCACGACATTCGCGTTCTTGGTTGCTGCGATAAACGGTTCGAGTTCCTCAACTTCCATATACAGGAATGCGCGGCCTCCTTCGATCTCACCTGCGATCGTGGGAGCATCCTTCCTTGCACTGGCAAAGCTCTGATACATAACTTCGCAATTGTCCTTTTGCAGGATTACGAATCCAAGACGATCCCCATCCGGCACTTCCACCGTCTTCTGAAATCCGAAGCGCTCAGTCCAGAATTCTGCGCACGGTTCAATCTCATCCACGTATAGCACGGGCGTGAGTTTCTTGATGTGCATATAGTTGCGAGCTCCTAAGCTGCTGAGCTTCTAAGCCTCGAGCTGGCGTGGGCAGCCGATGAGAAGCTTGCATTGCCCGCCTAGTCTAAATTAGACTACTACAAAAACAGTACAGGAGCTGTATGGCCGCGTCAATTGAAATCTCATCCCTTAAACGAGCGGGCAATTTGCAGGACCTGATCTCCGTTGGTCCTGCGACGCTGCGCGATTTCGAGCTGCTGGGAATCCGCAGCGTTGCTCAGCTTGCCAAGTCCAATCCGAGCAAGATGTACCGACGTCTATGTGAGTTGACCGGAGAGACACAGGACATTTGCTGCCTCGATGTCTTTCAGGCCGCCGTCGCGCAAGCGCGCAGTCCACGATTGGCGCCAGAAAAGTCTGTATGGTGGTACTGGAGCCGCAAGCGGAAGGCGAGGCGTGGCAAAGCGTAAGCGCAAGCTGGACCTCACAACTGCAGACCTGGTCGTGCTGAGCCTGTTCTCGGAACGGCCGATGCATGGCTATGAAGCAAATCTCGAATTGGAACGCCGCGAAATCCGGGACTGGGCAGGAATCTCAAGACCGCAGGTGTACTACAGCTTAGACAAATTGCAGAGCTTGGGATTTCTGCGAACGAAGGCAACGAAGAAACCCGCCGCGGGTCCGGAGCGCAACGTCCTCGCCGCGACCGCCGATGGACGAGCCGCCCTCGCTGACGCTCTTGAGCGCGAAGACTGGACCACACAGCGCGAACGGCCCCCGTTTCTCACCTGGGTCGCTCTCTCGTGGCTGGCACGCCCGGGGGTCTTCGAAGGACAGATCCAGCGCAGAAGAAATTTCCTGGAATCAGAGCTAATGCGCGAAAAAGAAGTATTGCACTCCGTGCTAAGCGAATTGGGGCACCCGTATCACGAGGCGGTCTGGATGCTGAAGCTAATACTCGAGCAGTTCAAAACGGAACTTCGTTGGCTGGACAAGGTTGAGCAAGAGCTGCAGCATCGTGGGCCAGCGCGGAATCCAGAGACAGGATGAAGTCCCTCAAAGTGAATGGAGCCTAGGTCACGAGCGCCGAAGGCGGGCCATTCCTCTTCCGTTTTGGTCCATGGACTTCGGGCTGGCGTCCTAAGAGCCGACAATGTTCTTGCACGCTGAACCCATGGCTCACGCCGATGGGCTACGAGAATGCCGCGCCCTCGGCGTTCACTTCCGGCGACTGGGATCACGTACTTTGATTGTGCGCCGTGTCCTTATAAACCATTCCGCCCTTCATCACAAACGCCACCCGCCGCACGCCCCTAATATCCTTCAGCGGATCGCCCTGAAGGGCGACAATATCTGCCTGACTCCACATTCGCGCACGCGCTCGACAAACTCTTCAGCGTTTCGTCCATGCATGCCGGCCACCGCGTCCGTGCCGAAGACGATTTTCAATTCGGGAGTCTTTGCGGCTCGCCGCATTACATCATGGTTCATTGGAATGATCTGCTCCATGGGGGCAAAACCGTCGAGTGTGGGAGGGAAGTAGGGCGTGCCGACAAACTTTTCCTTGTTCTCCAGATAATTCTTCAGAAGCAGCCCAGCCTGAGGATCGAAGTATGTCCCTTTTTGGGCCATCAGCTTCAGATCGTCGTCCGTGGCTCCGAGGCCGTGCTCGACCTGGGTACATCCGGCAACGGTTGAAGCGCGGACCGCGTCGCGGTAAGCATGCACCAGCGTGCGCAGGCCGAGCTTCTTCCCCTCGTCGCAAGCGGCGTTCAGTTGCTCCTGCGAAAGTGTCATGCCATTCTGACGCATGCCGCCGGAAGCAAATATCTTGATCAGGTCCGCTCCCGCTTGCTTCTGTTTGCGCACCCAGGCACGTATCTCGTCCGGAGTCCCTGTCTTTTCGCCCTGGCCCATGAGCGGCTCAAGCGAGGTGATGATTCGCGGGCCGGGTAATTGGCCTTTCGCGATGCAGTCCCGTAATGGAGCGTCGAGCGCCGAGCCCACGCTCTGCACTGTGGTGAAGCCGGCCATCAGCGTGGCCCATGCGTTCGCCGCGGTTTGATACACAGCCTCCTGCGTAGTGCCTCCGCTGTTTACGTTTCTTCCGTCGGGACCGAAGCTCCAGCTGATGTGCACGTGCGAGTCGATCCATCCCGGCAGGACAGTCAACCCGCGCAGATCGTAATCCACTGGTGCGGCGTTGGGATCAATGGCAACAATCTTCGGGCCCTCAACGACGATGCGCGTGTCGTGCAGCACATGTCCTTTGCCATCGAGAACCGTGCTGGCGGCGATTACGACGCGTTTTGGTGACGCAGTCTGTGACGCCATTTGCTGTCCAAAAGCGGAGGCGCTGAATACACAGAGTAGACAACCAATGCCCCCGAAACGGATTCTTTCATAGTCTTCCGCAGCCACGTGCGTGCGAAGTCATGGCAAGCGCGCGCCGTAGGCGGCCGAGCTCGTGTAAACATATAAGTTACACTTCAACCGCCAATGAACCAGGATTTCGGAAAACGCTCAACGGTTCTCTTTCTCGATGATGATCCACAGCACTTCAAGCTGTACCAGTCGGTCATTGAGCGAGGACCATTTGATGACGATTTGAGGACCATTAATGTCGTCCCGGTCTTCCTTGGAAATGGGTCACTAAAGATGCCGGAGGCGACTCATGATGTGGTCGCTCTGGATTACCGGCTCAAGGCTTCCCTCTCAGCGGTTCAAATAGCGAAACAGCTGAAGTCCAAGTTCCCGAAAACCGCCATTCTTATCCTTTCGGAGCTGGACTGGCCATCTGATGACATTGGTCCCTACTCATCGGCATTTGTCAGTAAGGTGACCCGGAAAAACTGATCAGCACGCTTGTGAAGCTCACTGCCGTGGATCACATTTCAGCAACACCAAAGAGCTTGCAGCCATCCCATAGGGGGCGCCCGCCATCTGCCCGGCAGAGATACAATGTTTGCTTTGCTCGGAGGCGGTGTGCGCAAGAAGATGCTGGTGATCGAGGACGAGAAGATCGACGCGCTCGGCATCGGGCGAGTGCTCAAGAAGGAATTTCCCAACGTAGCGCTCGAAGTGGTAACTAACGGGGAACAGGCGCTGGATTGGATTCAGCGTTTTCGTCCCGATCCCGAGGAAAGCGTGTTTCTCGTGCTTATGGATCTGACCATGCCACGCATGAGCGGCCTGGATCTAATCTCCGAATTTAAGAGACACGCTCAACTGCATTCGACGCCGATTGTGATTCTCAGTGGCAGTGACAGTCCGTCAGCAATAAGTTCGGCTTACGGTTTGGGAGCTTGTGGGTACCTGGTAAAACCCAGCACATCAGCGGAGATGAGCGATCTACTCAGCAAGACTCTCAATTACTGGTTGAATGCAAACCGACTTCCAGCGGAGCCTGCTTAATCCGGCATTTTGCTTGAGAGTAGCTGATCCGATGTGGTCGCCTGACCACAAATTTGCAACTTCGAGGTTATGTTGGCTTCAATACGTCGCACTTCAGTTACACCTGAAACGACACTCCACTCCGAACACGTCTTCCGCACGCTTGTAGATTCGGTAAAGGATTACGCGATCTTCCTCTTAACTCCCGAAGGAGATGTCGCCTCCTGGAATCCCGGCGCCGAACGAATCAAGGGTTACAAAACAGCCGAGATCATCGGTAAAAACTTCAGACTCTTCTATCCGCCTGACGATCTAGTCACGGACAAGCCAGGACACGAACTCAAGGTCGCTGCCGAAGTGGGAAGCTTCGAAGATGAAGGCTGGCGCTTACGAAAAGATGGCAGCCGCTTCTGGGCCAACGTCATCATCACCCGGATTCTCGATGAGAGCGGGAGGCTGATTGGCTTTGGCAAGATCACGCGCGACCTCACCGATCGCAGGGAAGTGGAGCTGCAATACCGCCGGCTCATTGAAGGTATTACCGATTACGCAATCTACTCCGTTGATCCGGAGGGCAGGGTTACCAGTTGGAACTCCGGCGCAAAGCGGTTAAAGGGCTATGAGGCTGAGGAGGTCATCGGCCAGAACTTCTCGAAGTTCTACACTCCGGAGGATGTAGCTGCAAATCTGCCGGCACAGGTGCTTGAGACCGCCGCTCGAGACGGACACTATGAGGCCGAGGGCTGGCGTGTGCGCAAAAACGGCCAGCGATTCTGGTCGAGCGTTGCGATCACACCGATTCGGGACGAAGCTGGTACTCTCGTCGGCTTTTCCAAAATCACCCGCGACGTCACCGATCGCAAGGCTCTTGTCCACCAACTTCAGCAGCACTCCAAAGAGCTCGAACTCAGAGTCAAAGAGCGCGAGCAGACGAATGCTGAGCTGGAAGCGTTCAGCTACTCCGTCTCGCACGACTTGCGTGCGCCGCTCAGAGCCATCGAAGGATTCGCCGATATCATGCTCCAGGATTTCGCCGGCGAGCTGCCGGACGAGGTCAAAGAATCGCTCCGGCACATCGTCACAGCAACCATGAGAATGAACCGGCTGATTCAGGATCTGCTTACTTACAGCCGCCTCTCCCGAATCGAATTCAAGTTGGAAGCAGTCAACGTGAGGTCTGTAGTCTCGGATGCCTGTAACGAATTGGACAGGGATGCGCGCTCAAGGGTGTCCGTCTCAGCAAATCCTGCCTTAGCGATACGAGCATACAAGCCGATTCTGCGGCAGGTGATTTCCAATCTGCTGACGAATGCGGTGAAATTTACCCAGCCGGAAACTCCGCCCTCTGTCACAATACATGCCTGCAGGCGTGGCGACTATGTAAGCATTGAAGTCACGGATCAGGGAATCGGAATTGCGCCCCAACACCAGGAGCGGATATTCCAGGTTTTCGAGAGACTGCACAATGCGGAAGAGTATCCCGGCACCGGGATTGGCCTCGCTATTGTGCGGCGGGGAATTATTCGCATGGGCGGCACTGTGAGTCTTCGATCCGAAATGGGAAAAGGCAGCACCTTTGAAATCCGGCTTCCTTCGGCGTGAATATGTCTGCGCAACGTAACATTTTGCTGATTGAGGATGAAGCTAGTGACGCCCTGCTTATTAAACGGGCGTTTGAGAAGGCGGGCTTCGACTTCAAGTTCTGGCGGCTCAAGCATGGTGAAGAGGCGATCAATTATCTCAGTGGCGTTTCGCCCTTCGACGATCGTGAGACTCACCCCTTACCCGACGTCATTCTCCTTGATATCAAACTCCCCCGCCGCACCGGCTTTGAAGTACTGGAGTGGCTTCGATCACAACCCCCCGGCCTAAGCCGCATTCCGGTTGTGATGCTGACCTCCTCCCGCCATTCGGTCGATGTGAACCGCGCCTATGATCTCCGCGCAAACGGCTATCTCACCAAGCCCGACACTGCCCACCAGCTCCAGGAAATGATGATGGATTTTAAGAAGTACTGGCTGCACTGGAACGAGCAGCCGGAGGCGCGCGCCGAAGTTGATCAGTATCGCCTGCGCTAGGGCAGGTTCCGTGGAATGTAGTGCTGCTCCGATCATGTGAAGCGCTCATCGTCTGCTGCCGGGGCGGTACTGATTTGGGTCACACAATTCCCGCCTTGAATTCCACAACTCAATTCAGCTACTCTGTCCCGCAACTTGGCTGGCGCGATTGCTTCGCTGGCGTTCCCGTCCGATCAGGTCGTTCGTTGCCTCTCTTCTTTTCTATTTATGCGGCTTCTTCTCACGAGCTGGTTTGCTCCCGTAAGAGGCACATCCCTTTTAGGTCCCTGGAGGCTCCACTGTATGAAGTTCCGTTCCGTTTTGGTACAAACCCTGTCGGCGGCAGTCCTCGTGGCCGTTGCGTTAATCAATCCGTGCAGCCTAACCGCTCAGGATCGCAGACAAGTCGATAAGCTGGAAGCAAGACCGACCCACGAACCGCCGATGATGGGTATTCACTGGGCGCGGGAGTTCGCTCACGCTGCTCGTTCCCACCGCAGCCCGGACATGAGCTGGCACAACGGCGCGATCATGAACTCGTCCTTCGTGACCGCAATTTACTGGGGCACAACCTGGACCTCTGCGAATCCGAAGATCTCAGGCTTAGAGTCGTTTTACCTCGGCTTCAGCGGCTCGAATTACGCCAAGACCTCTGACGAATACAACGGCAGCAACGGGCAGGTTGGGCCCAACAATTCATATGGTGGCTACGTGATTGATACCACCGCTGCCACGGGAGGAAACCAGGTCTCGCCGATCCTTGCAGAAGTCTGCAAGGTGGTACCGAATCCAGCTGCAGATGGATACTACCCGGTCTACACCGACATCAAGCGAGGCAACGCCGGATACTGTGCCTGGCACAGTTATGGGAGCTGTGGAGGAACCCCGGTACAGATTGCCTTCTTCTTTGACCTCGACAGCGATTCTGGCTGCGATCCTCAAGACCGTTCGGGGCGCCATTCACAGGGGCTCGCAGCACTAGCCAACGTGAGTGCCCACGAACTCTCCGAAGCGAGAACCGATCCGCGCAACGGCGGCTGGTACGACGCTTCCGGAAATGAAAATGGCGACAAATGCGCGTGGACCTTCAACGTACCTTTAGTGACATTTACTAACGGGTCCGAGTGGAAACTTCAAGGGGAGTGGTCAAACCATGCCTACGACACAGGGACCGGCTACCCGAACAGCTCAGGCCAGCGCGGATGCCTCGATGGGCACTGATTCAGAGTAAAGAACGAAGCGCCGGGCGCCCTCGCCCGGTTTTTTTTTGTTTTCGTACGAAAATCTCAGAAACCTGCCAAGGTCTGCAGACTTGCGGTGTCTATTTCTTTGAGCGGCGGCATCCCTGGACCGCTCTTATAACCCTGTGCGTCCTCATGCTCATATGCCATTCCATTTCAGGAAACTGAAGAAGCAATTCCAAAATAGCAATGTTCTGTGTTGCTGGAAACCCGAGACTCTAGTCGGGGAAAGCGACGGCTTCAGCCTCGCGAACGCTACTGATTGTTCACTTCTCCCGATTGCGCGATGAACGTGGTCCCAGCGAGCGCCGCATTTGCGGTTGCTCGAGTGGAGGCGATCCGATCACCCGATCCCTGCCACCCGTGCACTGTCGGCAATGGTACTACTTCTTTGATCATCGATTCTCTGCCACATATAGATGATCGCTCTCCGCGTTGTACAACCGGTTCAAACGTGCGCGATAGTTCTCAAATGAAACCTGCGCCGCAAGCTCGATCAACTGTTCCTCCGAGAATTGATTGCGCAGCCTGGCATAGAGTTCGTCCGACACGTTCGCCGGAGTATTGGTGAGCGCATCCGCAAGCTCAATCACCATCCGTTCCACGTCGTTGAAGCCGCTAAGATCTTCACCAAGTATGGCCGCCAGCTTGGCGTCGCTGAGTCCTGCTTTTCTGCCCACGGCAGAGTTGATGTCCACTCAAAACGGACAGCCAATCCGTGATGCGGCTCGCACTTTGCTCAACTGCGTATAGCGCAAGGAGACACGCCGCTTTCTGCTCAGTCCGGCCTCCATGCCGATGCTGCCCCACACCACTCCAGGCACACGCATCTGGATCTTTGCCGGCGTGAGATCCCGCCCAAACATCTTCCTCATTGCTCCGTAAAACCAGCGCAAATGCCAGGGCGCCTGATTTTTCTCGAGACCTGCAATTCGTGGCATCCGTATTTCCGTCCATGACAAAAGGATTACAACAGATAAGGATACGAGAGTCGGCCCCGTGCATATTTGGGACGATTAACAAGGCTGGCACAGAACAGCTTCGCGCTGCATGCAAGACCAAGACGGGCTGCCGCGATTGCTTGTTCATTGCTCTGAGACTAGGACAAGGACACCGCCTCTTCCCCGAGTTGTTCGTTGACTAGTCTTCCGACGAGCGGTTTGAGCCGTTCGCCGGTTTTTTCCAGGACAAAGTCATTTTCGGTTTCGGACCAGTCCAGTTTGAAACTCGTGGAGAGAGCTGAGATCCATATCTGGCGAACTGGGGTGTTGGGAGTAATGACGAACTTCGCGGGTGGTTCCTCGAAGACGACGTTCAGGACGCCATTCTGTTCTTCGACTTCAATCGCGGCCTCGTCTTCGGCTGCGATCAAGCTCTTTTTCAGGTCTTCTACGGCCACATCGGCCTTGCGACGGAAATCGAGTTCGTCGAGCATGGGGACATTATAGGTGGTGGATGTTGTTGGTGTCGGTGGCCGTGGACCCATTCGCTACCGCGAATGGTTCTATCCGCCAGCGCGCTGTGCTGTTTCGGTCTTGCCTCCGCAGTCGGCGATGCCGCGTTCGATGGCTGTTCCTTCCTCGTAGTCGTTCCAGGTAACGATCATGAGGAACGGTAGCGGGCGATCGGCGGGGAAGTAGCGGCGGTGAAGGTTGAGGGAGTCTTCGAGGGTTTTGCCGCAGCGGGCGTCCATCTTGCGGCCTTGGCCCCATTCCGCTTTGGAGTCGTCGAAGCCAGGCCATGCGGCGCCTACTGCGATCTTCTCGGTTTGTTTCGACATTCTGCTGTAGAAGTCCTCGAGATAGCTGCGGCCCCAGTTGCTCCCGTCTTTGACCCATCCCTTTTTTCCCGGTGAAACCCAGGCGTAGTAGCCGTCGAAGGCGCCCCAATCTTTTGCGTCTTGATCCTCATAAAGGAGAATGGGCGGATGCTCCCATCCATCCACGGCCTGCTTCACCCGCTTCCAGTCTGTGTCTCCCGATTTGGGAAAGACGAAGATCATGGGACGGCCGTCGTAGGACAGATAAGCACCCGCAGGCATTGAGGACTTCGGGCCGATGTAGTGCTCGTATGCGTATTGCAGATCGGAGATTGCTTGTTGGGTGGCGCGGCTGGGATCGTCCACGCTTTCGTCGTACATGATGGCCGTCTTGAATCCATGTTCAGATGAAACTCGTTGCAGCGCGGCGTAGCTGCGGTCCTCGAAGTCGTGTGAGGGTCCATACCAGTTCACGACGAACGCTTTGATGTTGAGGTCTTTCGCGTGCTCGACCTGCTGGGCAAGAACGTTCGAATCTTGCGAGTTGTACCCGACGTCGATGTGTCCAGAACGTCCGAACCATGGCTGATACGCAGCGATGATCTGCGGACTGCCTTCAGGTGCGGAGAATTCTGATCGCAGCGTGCGAGCGATATCAGTGCGATGCGAACCGGCGCATCCTGAGAGATTCAGGAGAACTATAGTGCCGACAAAAAGACAGAAACGCTGAATAGCTCCGAAAGAAACTTGCATATAAGAGACAAGGATTTTCCGATGAAAAAATTGAGCAAAAGCTCAAATGATTGGATGAAAATCCAGCAGATTACGTTGGATCAGAGCTGCTGCAGCCGATTGAGAGCATGGTAGAGACGCAGCATGCTACGTCTCTACTAGAGGCTGGTTAGAAAGGAATATCTTCGTCTTGAATCTGGGTGGCGTGGGCTGGCTCCTCGTGATGTTGCTGGCTCTGGTCGAGGTTGCCACCGCTGGCGGTGGCGCCGCGGGAGTATCCGCGGGATGCGCCTTCGGCGTCAGGTTCGCCGCGTCCGCTAAGCAAAACGAGATCGTTGGCGATGATCTCCGTTTTGTATTTTTTCTGTCCAGTCTCTTTGTCGTCCCAGGAGCTGGTTTGGAGGCGTCCTTCGATGTAGACCTTGG includes:
- a CDS encoding amidohydrolase; this translates as MASQTASPKRVVIAASTVLDGKGHVLHDTRIVVEGPKIVAIDPNAAPVDYDLRGLTVLPGWIDSHVHISWSFGPDGRNVNSGGTTQEAVYQTAANAWATLMAGFTTVQSVGSALDAPLRDCIAKGQLPGPRIITSLEPLMGQGEKTGTPDEIRAWVRKQKQAGADLIKIFASGGMRQNGMTLSQEQLNAACDEGKKLGLRTLVHAYRDAVRASTVAGCTQVEHGLGATDDDLKLMAQKGTYFDPQAGLLLKNYLENKEKFVGTPYFPPTLDGFAPMEQIIPMNHDVMRRAAKTPELKIVFGTDAVAGMHGRNAEEFVERVRECGVRQILSPFRAIR
- a CDS encoding PAS domain-containing sensor histidine kinase, with product MLASIRRTSVTPETTLHSEHVFRTLVDSVKDYAIFLLTPEGDVASWNPGAERIKGYKTAEIIGKNFRLFYPPDDLVTDKPGHELKVAAEVGSFEDEGWRLRKDGSRFWANVIITRILDESGRLIGFGKITRDLTDRREVELQYRRLIEGITDYAIYSVDPEGRVTSWNSGAKRLKGYEAEEVIGQNFSKFYTPEDVAANLPAQVLETAARDGHYEAEGWRVRKNGQRFWSSVAITPIRDEAGTLVGFSKITRDVTDRKALVHQLQQHSKELELRVKEREQTNAELEAFSYSVSHDLRAPLRAIEGFADIMLQDFAGELPDEVKESLRHIVTATMRMNRLIQDLLTYSRLSRIEFKLEAVNVRSVVSDACNELDRDARSRVSVSANPALAIRAYKPILRQVISNLLTNAVKFTQPETPPSVTIHACRRGDYVSIEVTDQGIGIAPQHQERIFQVFERLHNAEEYPGTGIGLAIVRRGIIRMGGTVSLRSEMGKGSTFEIRLPSA
- a CDS encoding two-component system response regulator, which translates into the protein MSAQRNILLIEDEASDALLIKRAFEKAGFDFKFWRLKHGEEAINYLSGVSPFDDRETHPLPDVILLDIKLPRRTGFEVLEWLRSQPPGLSRIPVVMLTSSRHSVDVNRAYDLRANGYLTKPDTAHQLQEMMMDFKKYWLHWNEQPEARAEVDQYRLR
- the cyaY gene encoding iron donor protein CyaY, whose protein sequence is MLDELDFRRKADVAVEDLKKSLIAAEDEAAIEVEEQNGVLNVVFEEPPAKFVITPNTPVRQIWISALSTSFKLDWSETENDFVLEKTGERLKPLVGRLVNEQLGEEAVSLS
- a CDS encoding single-stranded DNA-binding protein; translation: MAKSVNKVILVGNLGKDPEVKYTSTGTPVAKFTLATNEGYKDKSGQWQERTEWHNVVAWQRLAEIVGEYVKKGSKVYIEGRLQTSSWDDKETGQKKYKTEIIANDLVLLSGRGEPDAEGASRGYSRGATASGGNLDQSQQHHEEPAHATQIQDEDIPF